The following are encoded together in the Leptidea sinapis chromosome 29, ilLepSina1.1, whole genome shotgun sequence genome:
- the LOC126973631 gene encoding acyl-CoA Delta(11) desaturase-like, with protein sequence MAPNQSEGDLLRQPFEDLEKLVPGRFTPRKYVIDYPHVALFGYGHAAACYGLYLAITKASWDTIFFNWFIFMLASVGVTAGAHRLWSHRAFKAKLPLQILLMVMQTLSFQRTVAHWVRDHRLHHRYSDTDADPHNASRGFFFSHIGWLLVKEHEEVEKRINDVDLSDILSNPVLKFQYDYAEPFIIIISLLPPTIIPVYFWGESLNIAWHLAVLRCTINQHMTFLINSAAHIWGNKPYDRSIKPTQNLSVSVASFGEGFHNYHHTFPWDYRAAELGNNWLNMTTLFIDFFEWIGWAYDLKTVDKNIVRNRAKRTGDESDLWGLKKTFKKDNFEQKIFE encoded by the exons ATGGCACCAAATCAGTCTGAAGGGGATTTGTTGAGGCAACCATTCGAAGACCTGGAAAAGCTAGTGCCAGGTCGTTTCACACCGAGGAAGTACGTCATCGACTACCCCCACGTGGCGCTGTTTGGTTATGGACACGCAGCAGCCTGTTATGGCCTATATCTGGCTATTACTAAGGCCTCATGGGATACCATATTTTTCA ATTGGTTTATATTTATGCTGGCGTCTGTCGGAGTGACAGCCGGCGCTCATCGCCTGTGGAGTCACCGGGCCTTCAAAGCGAAACTTCCGCTTCAGATACTTCTGATGGTGATGCAGACTCTGTCATTCCAGAGAACTGTGGCTCATTGGGTGCGAGACCATCGACTACATCACAG ATACAGTGACACCGACGCAGATCCACACAATGCTTCCCGCGGCTTCTTCTTCTCTCACATCGGGTGGTTGCTGGTAAAGGAACACGAAGAAGTGGAGAAGAGGATCAATGATGTAGATTTGAGCGACATACTCTCCAATCCTGTGCTAAAGTTTCAATACGA CTACGCAGAAccattcatcatcattatcagcttGCTACCTCCAACAATAATACCGGTATACTTCTGGGGAGAGAGCCTGAACATTGCTTGGCATCTGGCCGTCCTCCGCTGCACAATAAACCAACACATGACCTTCCTGATTAACAGTGCCGCTCACATTTGGGGCAACAAACCCTACGATCGCAGCATTAAGCCAACCCAGAATCTGTCGGTGTCAGTGGCCAGTTTCGGAGAGGGCTTCCACAACTACCATCATACTTTCCCCTGGGACTATCGGGCAGCAGAACTTGGGAACAATTGGCTGAATATGACAACGTTGTTTATCGACTTCTTCGAGTGGATCGGATGGGCTTACGATTTGAAAACCGTGGATAAAAATATTGTCAGGAATCGCGCGAAAAGGACCGGTGATGAAAGCGACCTTTGGGGGTTGAAAAAAACTTTTAAGAAAGATAACTTTGagcaaaaaatttttgaataa